Genomic DNA from Thiosocius teredinicola:
GCCGATCGGCAGCAAACGCCCGGCCGAGATTGCGTTGTCGATCCTGGCGCAGATTACGGCGATCAAGAATACCGGAGAACGACCGGCGACAACGTCGAGCCAGGCAAGCGGATGATGCAGGTCACCGGCATCCTGCTCGCGGCAGGCGCGGCGAGACGATTCGGATCGCACAAGCTCATGCATCCCCTGGGCGATGGTACGCCGGTCGCTGTCGCCGCCGCCCGCAACCTTGTCGCCGCGGTGCCCGACGCGCTGGCGGTGGTCCGCCCCGGAGACAATGCGCTGATCGCAGCATTGCAGGAAACCGGCATCGCGATTGCCGTAAACCCTGCGGTGGATTGCTTGATGGCGGACAGTATCGAGACCGGGATCGGCACTGCGGCCGCCTCGGATGCCTGGCTGATTGCATTGGGTGATATGCCGTGTATCCGCCCG
This window encodes:
- a CDS encoding nucleotidyltransferase family protein; the encoded protein is MMQVTGILLAAGAARRFGSHKLMHPLGDGTPVAVAAARNLVAAVPDALAVVRPGDNALIAALQETGIAIAVNPAVDCLMADSIETGIGTAAASDAWLIALGDMPCIRPATLRQLVERLSSGASIVAPQFDGRRGNPVGFAARWRESLCALQGDQGARRLLSDHAAELTLCTVDDPGVIYDIDLPDDLQRHST